Proteins encoded by one window of Streptomyces sp. NBC_01707:
- a CDS encoding 4'-phosphopantetheinyl transferase superfamily protein encodes MHQPIQFDPEDAGRGALPSWPVRTPALWIVDAVRHGDRAERLAPGILDAGERRRAESFVASADRRCYVAAHVALRILLGARLGVEPRDVRMVREPCPSCGGPHGRPATDGGVHFSLSHSRDLSLLAFAAVPLGVDVEAVPGIEAAAEVGAMLHPAESRELAALPASDRPVAFARAWTRKEAYLKGEGIGLARDLSLDHLGTGPVPRPGPAGWTVADVLVPAGYAAAVAVRAAGRPPVADGHRRK; translated from the coding sequence GTGCATCAGCCCATCCAGTTCGACCCGGAGGACGCCGGCCGGGGTGCGTTGCCGTCGTGGCCTGTCCGGACACCTGCCCTGTGGATCGTGGACGCCGTGCGGCACGGTGATCGTGCGGAGCGGCTCGCCCCCGGGATCCTCGACGCCGGGGAACGGCGGCGGGCCGAGAGCTTTGTCGCGTCGGCTGACCGCCGCTGTTATGTCGCGGCCCATGTGGCGCTGCGGATACTGCTCGGTGCCCGGCTGGGCGTGGAACCCCGCGACGTACGGATGGTCCGCGAGCCGTGCCCGTCCTGCGGTGGTCCGCACGGCCGGCCCGCGACCGACGGCGGGGTGCACTTCTCGCTCTCGCACAGCCGGGACCTGTCGCTGCTCGCGTTCGCCGCCGTGCCGCTGGGCGTCGACGTGGAGGCCGTACCGGGCATCGAGGCCGCGGCGGAGGTCGGAGCGATGCTGCATCCGGCGGAGTCCCGGGAGTTGGCGGCGCTCCCTGCGTCGGACCGGCCCGTCGCCTTCGCCCGGGCCTGGACGCGCAAGGAGGCGTATCTCAAGGGCGAGGGCATCGGGCTGGCCCGCGATCTCTCCCTCGACCATCTGGGCACCGGGCCGGTACCGCGGCCCGGTCCAGCAGGGTGGACGGTCGCCGATGTGCTGGTTCCGGCCGGCTATGCGGCCGCGGTGGCCGTCCGTGCGGCGGGGCGGCCACCGGTCGCGGACGGCCACCGGCGAAAATGA
- a CDS encoding serine/threonine-protein kinase, with the protein MSTGQEHRRTISGRYRLLSSLGMGGMGTVWRAYDEVLQREVAVKEVRAPIELAAPEIERMNARLEREAWAAARISHPNVVTVYDVAKDDGRPWIVMELIRGSSMADLLKADGALTPQRAAHVAVEVLAALRAAHAAGVLHRDVKPANVLLARDGRVVLTDFGIAMVEGTSALTMAGEMVGSPEFLAPERALGQQPGPASDLWSLGILLYAAVEGHSPFRQTTPLITLRAIVEEDLPPARRAGPLDLVIVGLLEKDPERRLTAEQAHEELRAIRDGRITDVRAHPAASQVTAPIVGGPVAPTHIRRRRRTTVLGISAVALLLVGGGLAYKLADGERQESAATRGMSGSPQTAGTVEVSVDGEYSAYRGTCPPFSEKAPTFTATFTVDRTPAEVTYRWVADNDSLTDEKWQTLSFAADGKTTQSKILDFSSYYGESFRTLIGVEVREPHAIKSNKVVLMISCEDVEER; encoded by the coding sequence ATGTCTACAGGGCAGGAGCACCGGCGCACGATTTCCGGCCGCTATCGACTGCTGTCGTCTCTCGGAATGGGCGGCATGGGGACGGTATGGCGTGCCTACGATGAAGTGCTGCAGCGCGAGGTGGCCGTCAAGGAAGTCAGAGCCCCTATCGAGCTTGCGGCGCCGGAAATCGAGCGCATGAACGCCAGGCTGGAACGTGAAGCATGGGCGGCCGCGCGGATCTCCCATCCCAATGTAGTGACTGTCTACGACGTGGCGAAGGACGACGGCCGCCCATGGATCGTAATGGAACTGATTCGCGGCTCGTCCATGGCGGATCTACTCAAAGCCGACGGCGCGCTCACCCCGCAACGCGCGGCCCATGTAGCCGTGGAGGTGCTGGCCGCGCTGCGTGCCGCCCACGCGGCAGGGGTGCTCCATCGAGACGTCAAGCCGGCCAATGTACTGCTGGCCCGCGACGGCCGGGTGGTGCTCACCGACTTCGGCATCGCCATGGTCGAAGGCACGTCCGCGCTCACAATGGCCGGCGAGATGGTCGGATCACCGGAGTTCTTGGCGCCCGAACGGGCCCTGGGCCAGCAGCCAGGCCCCGCGTCGGACCTGTGGTCCCTCGGTATCTTGCTCTATGCTGCGGTCGAGGGGCACTCCCCGTTTCGGCAGACGACCCCGCTAATCACCCTGCGCGCCATCGTTGAAGAGGATCTGCCTCCGGCCCGTCGGGCTGGCCCCCTGGACCTTGTCATCGTAGGGCTGCTAGAGAAGGATCCGGAAAGGCGCCTGACCGCGGAGCAAGCGCATGAGGAACTGCGCGCTATTCGCGACGGTCGCATCACTGACGTCAGGGCACATCCGGCAGCAAGTCAGGTGACGGCTCCCATCGTTGGCGGACCGGTCGCGCCGACGCATATCCGGCGCCGTCGGCGCACCACTGTGCTGGGAATAAGCGCGGTGGCGCTGCTGCTCGTGGGCGGTGGGCTTGCCTACAAGCTGGCGGACGGCGAGCGGCAGGAGAGCGCGGCGACGCGGGGTATGTCGGGATCGCCGCAGACAGCCGGAACGGTGGAGGTCTCCGTAGACGGCGAGTACAGCGCCTACCGGGGCACCTGCCCTCCGTTCAGCGAGAAGGCCCCCACCTTCACCGCGACGTTCACCGTCGACCGGACACCGGCCGAGGTGACGTATCGGTGGGTGGCGGATAACGACTCATTGACCGATGAGAAATGGCAGACGCTGTCGTTCGCCGCAGACGGCAAGACGACGCAGTCAAAGATCCTGGATTTCTCATCCTATTACGGTGAGTCGTTCCGTACACTTATAGGCGTCGAGGTTCGCGAGCCGCATGCGATTAAGTCGAACAAGGTGGTTCTAATGATCTCCTGCGAGGACGTCGAGGAGCGCTGA